The genomic stretch ACCAGCGCCGCAGCCATGGGAACGCGGCTGCCCGGACGGCGCAGGGCGACGATCCGGTAGGCGAAGAACGCCAGGACGACGTCGAAGACCACCCACATCGCCTTGAGCTTGAGGATCAGGGGACCGGGCAGAAGGTGCGCGAACGCCAGCAGATAGACGAACGGGGCGTTGTAGTTGCCCACGTCGGCCCCGAGTGCGCGCCGGTCACCGACCCGGCCGAGCTCGCGGTACCACTGGAAGAAGATGTTCATGTCGTTCGTCTTCTCGCGGAAACCGGCCCAGCGGGCCAGGATCGCGATCACGACGAGCGCGGCGATGAGCAGCCATTCCGCGTGCCGGGCGGGCCTGTCTGAAGTCTGCATGGTGACCTGGGGTACGGTCCGCACCCCCCGCTCGGATCAGTGCGCCGGTGAACCGGCGGGGGAACCCGGCTAACCTTGCCTGGTGTCGGTAACTCCTTCCTCCCGCCGTGTCGCCCTGCTCACCCTCGGCTGTGCCCGTAACGAGGTCGACTCGGAAGAGCTCGCGGCCCGCCTCGACGCGGGCGGATGGCAGGTGAGCACCGACGCCGACGGGGCCGATGTGGTGGTCGTCAACACCTGCGGCTTCGTCGAGAAGGCGAAGCAGGACTCGATCGAGACGCTGCTGGCCGCGGCCGACACGGGCGCCAAGGTGGTGGCGGCCGGCTGCATGGCCGAGCGTTACGGCAAGGAGCTCGCCGACAGCCTGCCCGAGGCCTCCGCGGTGGTCAGCTTCGACGACTACACCGACATCGCGGCCCGGCTCGACGGCGTGCTGGCGGGCGAGACGTTCGACGCGCACACCCCCCGCGACCGGCGCGAGCTGCTGCCGATCACGCCGGTGCAGCGTCAGGCGGCCCGGGTGGTCATCCCGGGGCACGCCACGGTCGACGAGCACACCCCGGCCCACCTGCGTACGGTGCTGCGCCGCCGGCTCGACAACTCCCCGGTCGCGAGCCTCAAGCTGGCCAGCGGGTGCGACCGCAAGTGCGCGTTCTGCGCGATCCCGGCGTTCCGCGGCGCCTTCGTGTCGCGCGACCCTCAGGAACTGCTGGCCGAGGCCGAGTGGCTGGCCAAGTCGGGCGTGCGCGAGCTGGTGCTGGTGAGTGAGAACAGCACCTCGTACGGGAAGGATCTGGGTGATCCTCGCCTGCTCGAGAAGCTCCTGCCGCAACTGGCGAAGGTCGACGGCATCGTCCGCGTGCGCGCGAGCTATCTGCAGCCCGCGGAGACCCGGCCCGGCCTGGTCGAGGCGATCGCCACCACGCCCGGCGTCGCACCCTATTTCGACCTGTCCTTCCAGCACTCCAGCGAGCCGGTGCTGCGGCGGATGCGCCGGTTCGGGTCGACCGACCGGTTCCTCGACCTGCTGGCCTCGGCCCGTGAGCTGGCCCCGGCGGCCGGCGCGCGCAGCAACTTCATCGTCGGCTTCCCCGGCGAGACCAAGGCCGACGTCGACGAGCTGGTGCGCTTCCTGTCCGAGGCCCGGCTCGACGCGATCGGCGTGTTCGACTACAGCGACGAGGACGGCACCGAGGCGGCCGGACTCGACAAGAAGGTCAAGGAAGACACGATCAAGCGCCGGTACGACCGGATCGTCACGCTGGCCGACGAGCTCTGCGCCCAGCGGGCCGAGGAACGGCTCGGCTCGATCGTCGAGGTTCTCGTCGACACGGTCGAGCACGGCGAGGTCGAGGGCCGCGCCGAGCACCAGGCTCCCGAGGTCGACGGATCGACCACGCTCACGGCCGGGGACGAGGGCGTCGACCTGGCGGCGTTGCGCCCCGGCGATTTCGTACGCGCCCGGGTCACCGCGACCGAGGGCGTCGACCTGGTCGCCGTGCCGGTCGAGATGATCTCTGCAGCCCCGGTGTCCCCGCGGTGACCGACGAGCCGGTCCCGGCGCCCGCTCCGCGGACCGTTTCGCCGTACAACGCGGCGAACATCCTCACCGTGGTCCGGATAGTGCTGGTTCCGGTCTTCCTCGGCCTGGTCGTCTCGTCGCAGCTCACCGGGACAGGCGCGCGCATCGTCGCGTGCCTGGTCTTCTGCGTGGCCTCGGCGACCGACTTCGTCGACGGCTGGATCGCCCGGCGCTGGTCGCTGGTCACCTCGTTCGGCAAGGTCGCCGACCCGATCGCCGACAAGGCGCTCACCGGCACCGCACTGGTGCTGCTGTCGGTGTACGACCGGCTGCCCTGGTGGGTGACCGTGCTGATCCTGGTCCGCGAGTGGGGCGTCACCGCGCTCCGGTTCTGGGTGATCCGCTACGGCATCATCCCGGCCAGCCGCGGCGGCAAGCTCAAGACCATGCTGCAGATCGCCGCCATCGCGTGGTATCTCTGGCCCGTCCCGGAGCCGTTCGACGTGATCGGCCCCTGGCTCATGGGCGCCGCGACAGTGGTGACGGTGGTGACCGGTGTGGACTACGTGATCGAGGCGCTGCGGCTGCGGCGCGATGCCCGGCGCGTGCCCGGTCCAGGAGCTTAGAATTCCCGCGTGGGATCTGAGATCGCGGCCTCGGTGGCCGTACGCCGGCTGCGCGAGCGCGATGAGACGTTCGCCACCGTGGAGTCGCTGACCGGTGGCCTGGTCGCCTCGACCGTCGTCGAGATCGAGGGCGTCAGCAAGGTCTACAAGGGCGGCCTGGTGGTCTACGCCACCGAGCTGAAACACGTCCTCGCCGGTGTGCCGGAAAGTCTGCTGGCCGAGCGCGGCCCGGTCGACCCCGACGTGGCGAAGGCGCTGGCCGAGGGCACGCGGGCGCGCTGCGACACCACCTGGGCGGTCGCCACGACCGGGGTGGCCGGCCCTGAGCCCCAGGACGGCAAGCCGGTGGGCCTGGTCTACGTCGCGGTTGCCGGGCCGGGCGTCGCCGAGGTGCGGGAGCTCAATCTCGACGGCGATCGGGACGCGATCCGCACCGAGAGTGTGACGAGGGCGCTACTCCTGCTCGCAGAATGTCTCAAGGACGCCCCCGCGGTGGTTTGAGCTGGGGAATGTCCCGGTGAGTCATGAGGTTACGCAAGAGCGCCGCTGTCGGGCCCCCCAGAAATCGGCGGGGCGGGATGTCGCTATGGCCGGCAGCGGGTACGGTTGCGGGAAGCCTCCGGCGTGTGCCGGCGGCCTCGCCGCAGGAGGAGGTGCCATGGTCCTGCTACGCCGGGTCATCGGCGACGCACTACGGGCGCGCCGGCAGGGGCAGCACCGCACGCTGCGCGAGGTGTCGACCGCCGCGAATGTCAGCCTCGGTTACCTGTCCGAGATCGAGCGCGGTCAGAAGGAAGCGTCCAGCGAGCTGCTCGCCGCTATCTGCGACGCGCTCGGTGCACGGCTCTCCGAGCTCCTCCGCGAGGTCAGCGACACGCTGTCGCTCGCCGAGGACATGGACGGCGTGCTGCTCCCGGTCGACGACAACAAGAAGAGCGTTGCGAGCGACGGAAACGTGTCGGTCAAGGTTCGCCAGGATTCGCCGCTCAAGGCGACCCTGCACACCACTCGCAAGCCGCAGCGCGACGTCGTCTACGCCGCTTAAAGGTCATTTCGACGGGCCGGGTCCGCTCCCTGACGGGGGTGGGCCCGGTCCGTCTGCTGTTCCCGCCCTGTGGGGTTGCTGTGAAGCCTCGGGGACGGCCCCTCGGGATCGACCCCGACCGGGGACAGCGCGTAGCCTCGAAGCTTGGGGGAGACCCTGATATCCCCCGGAGGTCACGTGACGTCGGTGGCGTCGAGCTGACACGATGGCATGACCACACCAGGTAACTCGCCATCGCGACAGCTCCTCGATCTGCGTCGGTGGCGGACCCGACTGAGCGACATTGAGGGGATACCGCGAGATGGCGAATCCGTTCGTCAAGGGCTGGCGATACATGATGGCGCTCTTCGGCGCGAAGATCGACGAGTACGCCGACCCGAAGGTTCAGATCCAGCAGGCCATCGAGGACGCACAGCGCCAGCACCAGGCCCTCGTGCAGCAGGCCGCGGCGGTGATCGGCAACCAGCGTCAGCTGGAGATGAAGCTGTCCCGTCAGATGTCCGAGGTCGAGAAGCTGCAGGGCATGGCGCGGCAGGCGCTCGTCCTGGCCGACCGGGCACGCGCCGCCGGCGACGAGTCCGAGGCCCAGAAGTACGAATCCACCGCCCAGACGCTCGCGACCCAGCTGGTCTCGGGCGAGCAGTCGATGGAAGACCTCAAGACGCTGCACGACCAGGCGCTCTCGGCGGCGGGCCAGGCCCGCAAGGCCGTCGAGAACAACGCGATGGTGCTGCAGCAGCGCATCGCCGAGCGGTCGCGCCTGCTCAGCCAGCTCGAACAGGCCAAGATGCAGGAAACCGTGGCCAAGTCGCTCGAGTCGATGTCGTCGCTGGCCGCGCCGGGCAACACGCCGTCGCTCGACGAGGTGCGCGACAAGATCGAGCGACGCTACGCCGACGCGATGGGCCGGGCCGAGCTGGCCGGCAACTCGGTCGAGGGCCGCATGCTCGAGGTGCAGAAATCCAGCCTCGACATGGCCGGTTCGTCCCGGCTCGAGCAGATCCGTGCCAGCATGGCCGGCGACAAGCTCGGCGCCGCTCCGGCGCAGCCCGCGGTCGAGCAGGCCGGCCCGGCCGCTGACCCGGCGAGCGTGGCACGCCTCGACGAGATCCGGGCCAGCATGAATCAGAAGCGCGGCGACACGACCGCCGCCGGCTGAGTTTTCTTTCGGGGAGGGCGACGGTGGACGAGCGGACCAGGTACTTCCGGCGGCTCAAGCGGCTGCGCGGTGCGGCGCGGCGGTGGAGCGTGCTGGGAGGCGGGCTGGCCGCGGCCACCGCCGTCCTCACCCCGTACGCGGGGATCGGCTGGGCCGACGCGATCTGGGCCGGCGCCGCCGGTTCCTCGATCGCGCTGGCCTGGTGGCGGCACAGCGACCATCGCGAGCTGGCCGCCACCCCGGCGCCGCCCCCGCCTCCACCCGTGGTGCCCGGGGCCAAGCTGGCCGCGGCGATCGAACGTTTCCCGGTCGGCCGCACGGTGATCAACGAGGTGCGCCGGCAGAAAAACCGGTACGCCCTGCGTGGCTCCGAGATCACGCAGGCGTGGGACAGGCTCGACCGCGCCTCGGCCACCCTGACCGCGCTGGCCGGCCGGCTGCACGGCCCCGGCGAGGGCGCCCTGCTCGAGGCGGCAGTCGCCGAGGAGTGGCTGCGCGATCTGGGCCAGCGGGTGGCGAGCGTCGAGCGCGCCCTTCCGTTGACCCCGCCCGACCAGCGCGCGGCCCTGGCCGATTCGCACGGGTCGCTGGCCACGCAGTTCACCGAGGGCGTCGACGCGTACGAGCGGTTGGTCGCGGCGGCCGCAAGCTATGTCGCCGAGGACGGTCACCCCGTTGCCGACGGCGGGCATCCGGCCCTGAGCAGCCTGATCGACGCGACCGACCGGCTGCGCGGCTTCGCCGAGGGGCTGTCGGAGCTGAAACGCACCCCCACCACGGTCTTCAAACAGGCCGCGGCTGACAACGCGGGCACCAGTACGTGATGCGTTCGCCCTTGTCGTCCTTCTGGATGGCGCTGCCGCACCGGCGGCACGGCTTCGCCCGCCGTCCGTAGACGTAGCTGGTCTCCCCACGCCGCAGCGAGCCGGTCGTGGTCTGCGTCCAGCGCCCGCGGTTCGAGGCGACGAGCTTCTGTGCCAACGTGACGGTTCCGGTCAGGTCGTTCACCTGCGACACCGGGGTCCACGGCCACAGTCCACGCAGGAACAACGTCTCGGCCTTGTAGAGGTTGCCCACCCCGGCCAGGTTGCGCTGGTCGAGGAGGGCCTCCGCGATGGTCGTGTCGGGGTGCGCTGCGATGCGGCGTACGGCCTCGTCCACACTCCAGTCGGCGCCCAGCAGGTCGGGGCCGAGATGCCCGAGATGACGCTCCTCGTCCGCGGTCGGATAGAGCGCGAGCTCGTGCAGGTGATAGCCGACCGCAACCGAACGCTTGGTGCGCAGCACGACCCGGATCAGGTGGGCCGGGCGGCCCGTCCAGCGTTCGCCCGGCGCGTACGCCCGCCAGGCGCCCTCCATGCGCAGGTGCGAGTGCAGGGTGAGCGGCTGCTCTCCGTCGCGGGTCAGGCGCAGCAGCAGATGCTTGCCGCGGCTGGCCGACTCGGCGACAGTCCAGCCGCTGAGGCCGGTGGTGGCCAGCTGCGGCACCCGGAAGTCGGAGCCGGTGAGCACATCACCCTGCAGCGCGCGTTCGAGGACGCGCGCGGTGTTCCAGACGGTATCGCCCTCGGGCATGCGCCCATTGTTCCCGCTCCTCGCCCGATCAACTCCTGGTTGCCACCTTCACCACGTCACCCGGGCGGACGGAGAGGACCACGACGGCGCGGCCGTTGTTCACGGCGATCGCCACGTGGCCGGCCGAGTCCTCGAAGACCAGCAGATCGCCCTGGACGACGTCGGCGAACGTGCGGCCCAGGTGAGCACTGACCGTGCCGTTGACCACGAGTTCGTTGCCCAGGCCGCGCAGCATCTCGCCGGTGGCCGCCAGCTGCACGTTGCCGAACCGGTCGACGGTCAGCACCTCGGCCTCCAGCCAGCCGTCGCCGACAGTGACGGCCGGGTCGGGAAGGCGTACGAGGGAATCCTTGTCGATCTCGGGGCCGGCCTCGGAGGGCTTGCCGCCGAGCGCGAGCCGGGCCGCCGCCGGGGCGAAGACGTCGCGCCCGTGGAACGTGCTGGAGACGGCCCCGTTGGCGCTGATCTCGTGCGCCGCCTCGACGCCGCCCAGCGCCTCGGCGGCCCAGATCAGCAGGCCGTTGTCGGGGCCCACGAGCAGGCCGTTGGCCGTGGTGACGACGATGCCTCGCCGGGAGGTGCCCACACCCGGGTCGACCACGGCGACGTGCACGCTCGGCGGCAGATGCGGCGCCGTCTGCGCCAGCACCGCCGCGCCGCGGGCCACGTCGGCGGGGGGCACGTGATGGGTGACGTCGATGACGCGCACGTCCGGCGCGATGCGGGCGATCGACCCGTGGCACGCCGCCACGAAGCCGTCGAACGTTCCGTAATCGGTCGTGAGGCTGATCCATGCATACCCGGCCATGGTGACAAACGTTACTGCCTTGCTACGGATCGTGTGTGACAGGTTCCATGGGGCGCGCCGGGCGTGATCTGGCAGGGTTGGGGCATGCGTCTCGTGATCTTCACCGAGCCCCAGCAGGGGGCAAGCCACGACGACCTGCGCAAGGTCGCGCAGACCGCCGAGGCCAGCGGATACGACGGGTTCTTCCGGTCCGACCACTACCTCACGATGGGCGGCGACGGGCTGCCCGGGCCCAGCGACGCGTGGCTGACGCTGGCGGCGCTGGCCGTTCAGACCTCCCGCATCCGGCTCGGCACCCTCGTCACGTCGGCCACGTTCCGGCTGCCCGGCCCGCTGGCCATCGCGGTCGCCCAGGCCGACCAGATCAGCGGCGGCCGCATCGAGTTCGGGCTCGGCGGCGGGTGGTTCGAGAGCGAGCACACCGCGTACGGGATCCCGTTCCCCCCGGTCGGCGAGCGTTTCGACCGCCTCGAGGAGCAGCTCGAGATCATCACCGGGCTGTGGTCGACGCCGCTCGGCCGCACCTTCGACTTCCAGGGCAAGCACTACCAGATCACCAACTCGCCGGGGCTGCCCAAGCCGGTCCAGGCCCCGCGCCCACCGGTGATCATCGGCGGCCACGGCAAGAAGCGGACACCGGCGCTGGCCGCCCGCTTCGCCGACGAGTTCAACGTCCCGTTCTCCAAGATCGCCGACGTCGCGCCGACGTTCGAGCGGGTGCGGGTGGCGTCGGCGGCCATCGGCCGTACGTCGTTGCCGGCGTTCTCGGCAGCGGCGGTGCTCTGCGTGGGCCGCACCGACGCCGAGGTCCGCCGCCGGGCCGCGGCGATCGGCCGCGAGGTCGACGAGATGCGCGAGAACGGCGGTGTGGTCGGCACGCCCGACGAGGCCGTCGAAATCATCAAGGCGTACGCGGCGGCGGGCGCTTCGCGCCTGTTCCTGCAGGCGCTGGACCTGGGCGACCTCGACCACATCGAGCTGGTCGCCTCCGCGGTGGCGCCCCAGCTCTGACCGTTTCTCCCGTCCCGGCCGTCGCAGCCTCCCGGCCGTCCTAGCCTCCCGGCCGGGACGGGGAATTCGCCCCTCGCCACTGGTGTGTTGGGCAGGTTATCCGCGCAGACGCAACCCCCGGGGGGTGGCTCGGAAACCGGCCGCGGTCAAGGCGTCCCGCAGCGGGGACGAGTGGACCGACTCGCCGTCGGCGCGTTCGACCGACATGGGGCCCAGCGCACCCGAGCGGACCGACGCTGCCAAGGCCTGGCCCGCGGCGATCAGGGCCTCCGGGTCGTCCACGAAGGACAGCAGGGTGCGGCCACCCCGCTCGACGTAAAGGATCAGGTCGCCCGAGACCAGGATGACCAGGGCGCCCGCCTTACGACCGGCCCGATGCCCGGCCTTGGCGACCGGTTCGCCGTCGCCGCTGTCGATGATGGGTTCGGGCCACGGCAGCGCGGCGCCGTAGGGGTTGGCCGGGTCGGTCGCGGCCAGCACCACCGCCGTGGCCCCCGTACGTTTGGCCAGCTCGGCCGGCTCGGCGAGGGCCCGCAGACGGTCGACCGCGCCGGGCACGGCGAACTGGGCCGCCCCCAAGCCCTCGACGAAGTAGCCCCGCCGGGCCGCGCCCCTCTCTTCGAGGGCACCCAGCACCGGGTAGACCTCGGCGAACCCGCCGACCGGGCCCTCGGACATGACCGCGCCGCGGGTGACCACGCCGTGGCGTTCGAGCAGCAGGTCGGCCAGGGCGGCCGCGCGGCGGGTCGGGTCGAGATCGCGGTCGGGCAGGCGGGACCAGCGACCGGCCATGTTCGGCGGACCGCCTCGGGCCGGCATCACCGGACGGCCGGGACGGCGATACCGCGTACGGGCGGGGGTTGCCTTTGATTTGTGGGCGCCGCTGCCGCCGAGCAGGGCCCGCAGCGGCGCGAGTGTGTCGTTGGTGAGGTGGCCGGCCCAGACCAGATCCCAGACGACGGCGGCCAGCGCGGTGTCGTCGGTGGCGCCGACGCGGTCGGAGAGCGAGCGGAAGAACAGCGCCTGCCCGTCATCGAGGGCGTCGAGCACGGCCTGGTGCAGGGGTGTGGCGGCGAACTCGTCGTCGGGCGGGGGCAGCAGCAGGGGAGCGGAATCGGCGTAGGCCAGCGTGATCCACCCGTCGTTGTTGCCGATCGGCCCCGAACCGGCCCAGAGCACGTCGCCGCCGCCGCTCATCTCGTCGAGCATCGGCGGCGCGTAGTCGGCCACGCGTGCCGGCAGCACCAGCCTTTCCCAGGCCGAGGCGGGCACCGCGATGCCCTGCAGCTGCTCGATCGAGGCGGCCAGCGCGTCGATCCCGCGCGAGTTGCCGCCGATCTGGTGCCAACGGGGCAGGAACGCGGCCAGCACGCGGGGCGGCACCGGCTCGATCTCGCGGCGCAGGGCGGCCAGCGAGCGGCGGCGCAGCATCCGCAGCACCTCGGCGTCGCACCACTCGCTGCCCGCGCCCTCGGGGGAGAACTCGCCCTGCGTGACCCGGCCGGTTGCCGAGAGCCGTTTCAGAGCTTGCTCGACCACGAAGACCCCGAGTCCGAACCGGGCCGCGCAGGTAGCCGCCGCGAACGGCCCGTGGGTGCGCGCGTAACGCGCCACCAGATCGCCGAGCGGGTCGGCGACCGGCGACAGATAGGCCTCGGGCAGGCCGACCGGCAGCGCCACGCCGAGCGCGTCACGATAGCGGCCGGCGTCGTCGATGCCGATCCAGCGTTCCTCGCCGGCCACCCGGATGCGGATCGCCCGCCGGGTGGCCTCCAACGTGGACATCCACGATTCCTCGACGCCACGGACGGCCAGCTCGGTCGGGGACAGGTCGCCCAGCAGGCGCAGCAGCTCGGCTGCGTCCTCCGCGTCGCGCGGCTGTCGTTGCGTGGTGAGCCACTGCAGCTGAGCCTCGGTCTCGCCGACCACCTCGGGATCGAGCAGCTCGCGCAGGTCGACCCGGCCCAGCAACTCGCCCAGCAGGGTCGAGTCGAGGGCCAGGGCGGCCGCACGCCGTTCGGCGAGAGGAGCGTCACCCTCGTACAGGAATGCGCCGACGTAACCGAAGAGCAGGGAACGGGCGAACGGCGAGGGTCGCGGGGTCTCGACCTCGACCAGGCGCACCTTGCGGCCGGCGATCTCGCGCATCAGTCCGGTCAGGCCGGGCAGGTCGAACACGTCCTGCAGGCACTCGCGGGCGGCCTCGAGCGTGACCGGGAAGTCGGCGAACTCACGGGCCACGTCGAGCAACTGGGCCGACCGTTGCCGCTGCTGCCAGAGCGGCTGGCGGCGGCGCGGGTCGCGGCGGGGCAGCAGCAGAGATCGGGCCGCGCACTCGCGGAACCGGGAGGCGAACAGCG from Paractinoplanes brasiliensis encodes the following:
- the pgsA gene encoding CDP-diacylglycerol--glycerol-3-phosphate 3-phosphatidyltransferase; translation: MTDEPVPAPAPRTVSPYNAANILTVVRIVLVPVFLGLVVSSQLTGTGARIVACLVFCVASATDFVDGWIARRWSLVTSFGKVADPIADKALTGTALVLLSVYDRLPWWVTVLILVREWGVTALRFWVIRYGIIPASRGGKLKTMLQIAAIAWYLWPVPEPFDVIGPWLMGAATVVTVVTGVDYVIEALRLRRDARRVPGPGA
- a CDS encoding DNA-formamidopyrimidine glycosylase family protein, with amino-acid sequence MPEGDTVWNTARVLERALQGDVLTGSDFRVPQLATTGLSGWTVAESASRGKHLLLRLTRDGEQPLTLHSHLRMEGAWRAYAPGERWTGRPAHLIRVVLRTKRSVAVGYHLHELALYPTADEERHLGHLGPDLLGADWSVDEAVRRIAAHPDTTIAEALLDQRNLAGVGNLYKAETLFLRGLWPWTPVSQVNDLTGTVTLAQKLVASNRGRWTQTTTGSLRRGETSYVYGRRAKPCRRCGSAIQKDDKGERITYWCPRCQPRPV
- the pspM gene encoding phage shock envelope stress response protein PspM; protein product: MDERTRYFRRLKRLRGAARRWSVLGGGLAAATAVLTPYAGIGWADAIWAGAAGSSIALAWWRHSDHRELAATPAPPPPPPVVPGAKLAAAIERFPVGRTVINEVRRQKNRYALRGSEITQAWDRLDRASATLTALAGRLHGPGEGALLEAAVAEEWLRDLGQRVASVERALPLTPPDQRAALADSHGSLATQFTEGVDAYERLVAAAASYVAEDGHPVADGGHPALSSLIDATDRLRGFAEGLSELKRTPTTVFKQAAADNAGTST
- a CDS encoding PspA/IM30 family protein gives rise to the protein MANPFVKGWRYMMALFGAKIDEYADPKVQIQQAIEDAQRQHQALVQQAAAVIGNQRQLEMKLSRQMSEVEKLQGMARQALVLADRARAAGDESEAQKYESTAQTLATQLVSGEQSMEDLKTLHDQALSAAGQARKAVENNAMVLQQRIAERSRLLSQLEQAKMQETVAKSLESMSSLAAPGNTPSLDEVRDKIERRYADAMGRAELAGNSVEGRMLEVQKSSLDMAGSSRLEQIRASMAGDKLGAAPAQPAVEQAGPAADPASVARLDEIRASMNQKRGDTTAAG
- a CDS encoding CinA family protein, coding for MGSEIAASVAVRRLRERDETFATVESLTGGLVASTVVEIEGVSKVYKGGLVVYATELKHVLAGVPESLLAERGPVDPDVAKALAEGTRARCDTTWAVATTGVAGPEPQDGKPVGLVYVAVAGPGVAEVRELNLDGDRDAIRTESVTRALLLLAECLKDAPAVV
- a CDS encoding SAM hydrolase/SAM-dependent halogenase family protein translates to MAGYAWISLTTDYGTFDGFVAACHGSIARIAPDVRVIDVTHHVPPADVARGAAVLAQTAPHLPPSVHVAVVDPGVGTSRRGIVVTTANGLLVGPDNGLLIWAAEALGGVEAAHEISANGAVSSTFHGRDVFAPAAARLALGGKPSEAGPEIDKDSLVRLPDPAVTVGDGWLEAEVLTVDRFGNVQLAATGEMLRGLGNELVVNGTVSAHLGRTFADVVQGDLLVFEDSAGHVAIAVNNGRAVVVLSVRPGDVVKVATRS
- the rimO gene encoding 30S ribosomal protein S12 methylthiotransferase RimO, with protein sequence MSVTPSSRRVALLTLGCARNEVDSEELAARLDAGGWQVSTDADGADVVVVNTCGFVEKAKQDSIETLLAAADTGAKVVAAGCMAERYGKELADSLPEASAVVSFDDYTDIAARLDGVLAGETFDAHTPRDRRELLPITPVQRQAARVVIPGHATVDEHTPAHLRTVLRRRLDNSPVASLKLASGCDRKCAFCAIPAFRGAFVSRDPQELLAEAEWLAKSGVRELVLVSENSTSYGKDLGDPRLLEKLLPQLAKVDGIVRVRASYLQPAETRPGLVEAIATTPGVAPYFDLSFQHSSEPVLRRMRRFGSTDRFLDLLASARELAPAAGARSNFIVGFPGETKADVDELVRFLSEARLDAIGVFDYSDEDGTEAAGLDKKVKEDTIKRRYDRIVTLADELCAQRAEERLGSIVEVLVDTVEHGEVEGRAEHQAPEVDGSTTLTAGDEGVDLAALRPGDFVRARVTATEGVDLVAVPVEMISAAPVSPR
- a CDS encoding LLM class F420-dependent oxidoreductase; amino-acid sequence: MRLVIFTEPQQGASHDDLRKVAQTAEASGYDGFFRSDHYLTMGGDGLPGPSDAWLTLAALAVQTSRIRLGTLVTSATFRLPGPLAIAVAQADQISGGRIEFGLGGGWFESEHTAYGIPFPPVGERFDRLEEQLEIITGLWSTPLGRTFDFQGKHYQITNSPGLPKPVQAPRPPVIIGGHGKKRTPALAARFADEFNVPFSKIADVAPTFERVRVASAAIGRTSLPAFSAAAVLCVGRTDAEVRRRAAAIGREVDEMRENGGVVGTPDEAVEIIKAYAAAGASRLFLQALDLGDLDHIELVASAVAPQL